The segment TCGCGCACCTCGTCGCCGGCGCGGCCGGCGTACCCGCGATCGCAACAGTACGGCGCGACCCCGTCGTCGCAGCAGCCCCCCGGGGGCAGCAGATCGAGCGCCTGCCCGCGCGGCAGTAGTCGAAGTCGTCGGGACAGAGCCGCGAGCGGTCGTTCCGTAGCAGGATGTTCTGGAACGACACGCTCGACTGCGAGCTGCGGACCCTTCACTACGTCGAGCGCAACGATTTCTTTCTTCGGCCCCGCATTACCTACGACTGGACCGACTCGTGGAAGGCGAGCGTCGGCGGCGAGATCTTCCACGCCCGAACAGCGGCGCCTTCGTCGAGATGAAATACAGCTTCTGAGGGCGACGCAGCTGACCCGGCGCTACGCGATCACGTCCCCGGCCCACAGCGCGTCGAGGAATAGTTTCCAGGGAAGCACTTCGATCCCGTCCGCCAGCGTCCGGGGCGTGTGTTCGAGGCACACCATGACGGCGCGGCGGACGCGGTGCTCCTCTTTCAGCGCCCGGAGCCCGCGCAGGTCGCCGTCGTGGACGCGCGCGCTCGACTTGACCTCCACCGCCACTTCCATGGCGCCCAGTACGAAATCGACCTCGAGCCCGCTGCTGGTTCGCCAGAAGGAAAGCTCGAGGTCGGGAGCGCGATACGCCTGATAGGCGCGGAGCTCCATGAGCAGGTAGTGCTCGAAGGATTTTCCGAACTCCGAGCCGCCGAGCCGGGGCGCACGGCGCGCCAGGAAGTTCGTCACGCCGACGTCGAACAAGTAGAACTTCTCGGTCTCCACGAGGCGGCGCCGCCGCGTTTTCCGCCACGGAGGTATGCGGAACCCGAGATAGGTGTCCTCCAGGATCTCGAAGTACGTCCGGACGACCTTTGCCGAGACTCCGCTCTCACGCGCGACGTTGGCATAGTTGAGGAGCTCGCTGCTCGTGAGCGCTGCGACGCGTAGGAATTCTGCGAACGCGGGAATGTCGC is part of the Deltaproteobacteria bacterium genome and harbors:
- a CDS encoding ATP-binding protein — encoded protein: MGKKFHRLLDLQLPPRRSAFLWGPRRVGKSYWIRETFPDAPLVDLLKSDVFSEYASRPALLRERFAKSAHRLVVIDEIQKVPALLDEVHWLIENTPRAFLLTGSSARKLRRGHANLLAGRAWRRTMVPLCLPEVGALDLERVMTTGLLPPHFLADRPDEDLRAYIGDYLKEEIAAEARTRDIPAFAEFLRVAALTSSELLNYANVARESGVSAKVVRTYFEILEDTYLGFRIPPWRKTRRRRLVETEKFYLFDVGVTNFLARRAPRLGGSEFGKSFEHYLLMELRAYQAYRAPDLELSFWRTSSGLEVDFVLGAMEVAVEVKSSARVHDGDLRGLRALKEEHRVRRAVMVCLEHTPRTLADGIEVLPWKLFLDALWAGDVIA